The proteins below come from a single Portunus trituberculatus isolate SZX2019 chromosome 2, ASM1759143v1, whole genome shotgun sequence genomic window:
- the LOC123507151 gene encoding uncharacterized protein LOC123507151 yields MHTQHTLVVRQEQEPVGSEGMEPHHLEGGPGQDKGVAHHSQVGTGNSGTSWGGGGREALLQSGCEQCSSCLYLINANHPDGDSAPCHATTHHPNWHHHTAHLRQN; encoded by the exons ATGCACACCCAGCACACCCTTGTAGTGAGGCAGGAGCAGGAACCagtaggaagtgaagggatggaGCCCCACCACCTGGAAGGAGGACCTGGCCAGGACAAGGGTGTGGCCCATCACTCTCAGGTTGGAACAG GTAACAGTGGCACTAgttggggtggaggaggacgggaagccTTGCTCCAGAGTGGGTGTGAGCAGTGCAGCTCGTGCCTCTACCTCATCAACGCCAACCATCCCGACGGAGACAGTGCCCCTTGCCacgccaccacccaccacccgaaCTGGcatcaccacaccgcccacctgcgCCAAAATTAG
- the LOC123501172 gene encoding kinesin-like protein KIF28P: MAEEENVKVAVWVRPMNKRELGRKAKCVVSMKGNITTVTNPDDSADVKSFTYDYSYWSFDGCKEEPNGYFAKQSPNSKYADQNTVYNDLGGGVLANAWAGYNSTLFAYGQTGSGKSWSLIGYGSNKGIVPLFCNDLFNGITQNTEEKEFEVRFSMLEIYNEVVHDLLNPTKSKKGLKVRQHPKKGFYAEGLKLALVTNYNEIEQKMNEGTVNRTIASTNMNATSSRAHTIVGITVIQKFKNNAGQETAKQAVVNLVDLAGSPKMEVTLAFCLCQLGGCEDRVTQFKDGDVTGLHEAFNRDTRRPLPVLSNFLQQIVDTITQGIYLHL; this comes from the exons ATGGCTGAAGAAGAGAATGTGAAGGTGGCGGTTTGGGTCCGGCCAATG AATAAGCGGGAGCTGGGACGAAAGGCCAAGTGCGTAGTGAGCATGAAGGGAAATATCACCACGGTCACCAACCCTGATGACTCGGCCGATGTCAAGTCCTTCACCTACGACTACTCTTACTGGAGCTTTGACGGCTGCAAGGAGGAGCCCAATGGCTACTTTGCCAAGCAGTCACCCAACTCCAAGTATGCtgatcag AACACGGTGTACAATGATCTGGGAGGTGGAGTCTTAGCAAACGCCTGGGCTGGTTATAACTCCACACTGTTCGCTTATGGGCAGACAGGCTCGGGAAAATCTTGGTCTCTCATTGGATATGGAtccaataaag GAATCGTGCCATTGTTCTGTAACGATTTATTTAATGgcatcacacaaaacacagaggagaaggagtttgaAGTGAGGTTCAGCATGTTGGAGATCTACAATGAGGTAGTTCATGACCTGCTCAACCCCACCAAGAGCAAGAAAGGCCTCAAGGTCCGCCAACACCCGAAGAAAGGCTTCTATG CTGAAGGCCTCAAGCTGGCTCTGGTCACCAACTACAACGAAATTGAGCAGAAGATGAACGAGGGCACCGTCAACCGCACCATCGCCTCCACCAACATGAACGCCACCTCATCCCGCGCCCACACCATCGTTGGCATCACCGTCATACAGAAATTCAAAAACAATGCTGGACAAGAAACAGCAAAGCAGGCCGTTGTGAACTTGGTGGAtctggctg gatcaccCAAAATGGAGGtcactctggcgttttgcctctgccagttggggggatgTGAGGAtcgag TGACGCAGTTCAAGGACGGGGATGTCACGGGGCTTCATGAGGCATTTAACAGGGACACTCGCAGGCCTCTCCCTGTTCTCTCTAACTTCCTGCAACAAATCGTAGACACAATCACGCAAGGCATCTACCTTCATCTCTAA